The genomic interval AGTGCAATCTTACCTGCAGCACTTCCCCTGTGTTTCCAGTGAAAGTGTGTGAGTCGTCGTACATCTAGTCGACTATGTAGTATATATACGTGTCGTGACCCCTcgcatttcaaaatgaaaaacaatctCCAGGTTTGCTGtgcttatttgttttacataGCAATATGACTATAAAACAATCATAATATTTAGAGATAAAGATAAggagagattttatttttatatattattacaatttaatatatttaaaattgattattatgattttaatgctactattacttaaaataaaaaaaattaaaataagaaggTTCTATTGTCATGTTTAACTGTACATAATCTAATgacaatattacagtattaatacggaaaatataaatttacatttacatgtaatgcaaaatatacagtacTAATATATTTAGtcttaatttcattttcaaaaatcattagcagCACATAATCATTacatgaaaacaattattaacaactaaattattaatgtttatttatttcatactgtTATTACTAAAGGAAAATGctaaaagtatttatattgtaaaatgtaaataataatctttACAATGAGCATGTCTCCAGCATCACTGCATAAGGTAAAAGCAAATTGGTAAAAGGTAAAACTGAATGAACTGTGTGATCCTGATTGGTTGCATCCAGCCTCAGAAGGGTGTTCTGACGCGTGACCTTTGTGAGCTGAGAGTGCTGCTGTAATACGACTCGGGCTCGTGGTTTAGCGGGGTGTTAGCGGGGTGATAATTGCCCAAACATGCAGTAGGCTCTGACTGATGGCTGCTAATCCGGCTGACATGACGCTCTGAACACGTGTGTTTGCTGAGATAGTTCAGGCGGGTTTCAGTTTAATTTCACTCATTTCAGTCTAACCTGAAGTAAATTTCgcaattacaaagaaatggcaaataacacattaaatgaatgacattttgaagtacaaaaacttttctcaaatattctccagtaaaaatattaaaataagacataTTTCTATTGTGATGTTTCATCGCAAAATAATCCGGTATTAAAGAAATCAATTATTACAACggtaatacaaaaaatgcaatacaaatattttagtcTTAATTTCCTCATGTTCAAAAATCATGTGCTGCTCATGCATTGCAAAtagtttattaaattgttaCTAATTTATGCTGAGCTTGTGCTTGTATTGTGACCTATATTTTTagatgcatatattttattgaacagtaataaatacacacacaaattcaaTTCAACTAAatccaaaatgtatttgtgaaaCAGATATACAGTagatgtataataaatattaaacaaccaatataaatatacattactatttcataattgaaataaaaaataaaattgaatacataatttttttgaaattaataattttttttagaattagagaAGAAGTTCATTCAAATGGTGTGATTTGTTTTGAATAAGCTTTGAATGAATTTTATTGCCCGAAAGTTATTTATTGAAAGTGTCCATTTAGACATGGATGTTAACCTGACGGGCCGCGAGCAGGATGTGAGCTGTGGTCACATGACCTCCTCGTACCTGCACAGGCTGCCCTCGTGAAATACGACCACATGAAGGAGGAGTGGCGTGTGTAACGTCTGATATGTGAGCGAGCCGTTTGTTTCCTGCAGGAAGATGAGCTGTAAACTAGAGCAGCTTGACTGGAGCTCATCAATTATTCACCTTTCATCCTCATGAGTGGCCATAATGAACTGAGCTGCAGGTCATGCTGcagattcatttttaacatctgTTATCTGTTGCCTTTTCTGCTGCTATTCAAAATAAGGCCTGTTTTTCACTTTGACAGGAATGCTAGCATTTTGGTATATCAGGGCAATTTCATCCATCACTGATTATGGCTTTTAGGCGTATTTTAAAGATGGCATTGCATTTAGTCCAGCGTTTTTTGAATGCAACAACATTTCATTAGGAAAACCTCCCAAGAAACGCATCTGATGAATCATGTGAGCCTAATTATACCGTTACGATCACTCGATATATAGCTGGATGTAAGCCACAATGACAGAGACTGAACCAGGCTAATGTTTCTGACCACGGAAGGAtcagatgcaaaaaaaagtgcttaacACCACAAACATGCTTTTGTTTAAACcaatgaaaatgtcaaaaaacaaacagccgCTAAGGGACGTTCTGGCCTTTTTTCTGGAGATGTTCATGTAAATGTGCTCATGAATTATGAACGTGACACTCAGAATCCAGGCTTTGGATACGCCTGGTTTAAATCTACACTGGGGGAAAATTGATTTCCGTGAATCCTGAACTACCTGATATGTGCATCCCTGACCTACTTATTTATATCAAGACGTCCGCGTCCAAAAACAAGTGTGCTTTTATGTCCAGGGATGGGATTTAGACGTTTTTGAAGAATAAGATGtcggaaaaaaatgctaattcgttcaatgtaacacaatatttatgtataaaacatGCTAAGATTAAGggagcatatttattttttaagtaaaacattCGTAaaaacctaggatagtggcagtttttaaaaacgtaaaattacaactaattaatatttgagGTGAAAGTAATTTGTCTCTTAATATGTCATAAagattttgttgtaaatatgacattttagtggATGTTTTCTGTAAATTGGGGAAAAGGAATgggatttattttttcctctgaaaaaaaaaacaaaaaagcaaaactttgtttaatttaaagcagGGGGCATAATTTAAAGTAGTATTACACCTATTATATTTATGCTTAGACCcttttatttgtctttgatcaatatatatatatatatatatatatatatatatatatatatatatatatatatatatatatatatatatatatatatatttttttaatttttaaattttaaatttttacggatgcattatatttatttaatctataataaataaatgattttgagttgtatttatatatatatatatatatttatatatatatatgtctactCTATTCAGTAGAAACAtgagtttgttttgtgtgttttggtccACAGGAAGTGGCTCCGTGCCGCGCCGGAGGTGTGATGTTGGTCCGTGACGCCGGTGTGTGTGGACACGAGCACAATCATTGATGGCTGGATGTAGGTGAGCACTGCAGCGCTCTCTGCTGGACCCTCAGAGCAAACACGCGTCTACAGACCACCTCTGTCTCGAAAATAAACAGCCTAGCAAGCACACCACTGGCTCTCAAGTGTTACTTTCTCTTCTCCATCTCATGTCGtccctcatatatatatatatatatatatatatatatatatatatatatatatatatatatatatatatatatctcttttttttctcaggggTCCGATGGTGTGTTAAAGGCGCCATGGGGAGCTGCTGTAGCTGTCCCGATAAAGAGATCATACCTGACAATCATCACAACAAATTCAAGGTGAGCATCTCTCAGTCTGTCTCTCATATCTCTGGACTAACACATTATTAAGTGCTCTTAGAAGTGCTTACTGTTTGGACAGTTTAAACTACTCTCCATAAAATATTGAacttacaaatattaataatataaacacacaactgGAAATGTGGAAATTCTGTAGTAAATAAAACCTCTTCGTTCTGtcgtaaaaaacaaacaataaaaaataagaattatatatgatttttatattgtattatcatacactcatatttatattaatcaattattgctgtatacataataaagtgcccttattatgggttatgaaaggttcatattttgctttttgttcCAAACAAGAGATTCATATGCATGCAAGGTTAAATAACGCCTTATAATTtccttataatatgcatttatttttacattatttgttcaATGGCTCCCAAATGATTGTTCAACGAtgaatttttccaaacccctccaaaagcagcacctagtggcatagaatgaattagcattttcattcagaccaacaagtgggctgCAATATGCTACAGACCTTTAGCTCCTGAGAACGAGCTTTGACCGGTCGTGAGTGTGTCTGAAAGCATTTCTATGTTGTGTGTAGGTGATAAACGTGGATGATGACGGTAATGAGCTGGGCTCAGGTGTGATGGAGCTGACGGAGGAAGAGCTGATTTTGCACACGCGTAAACGAGACGCTGTAAAGTGGCCCTACCTCTGCCTGCGTCGCTATGGCTACGACTCCAACCTCTTCTCCTTCGAGAGCGGCCGGCGCTGTCAAACCGGTCAAGGTGATCAGATAAATCAGGCAACCGCTCTCAAACTCTCCCGTCTGCTTCTGGGAGCTGAACTGATGAGCATTGTAGCCAATCACAGTAGGGATAACACAATGTTATCGGACCAATATTGGTCCGTAGGGGGCGCTTTTGGCCTACTTCTAATTATAAACTTTTGGCctattttatcataaaaatgaaaactaatttgCTTATCATTTCTGCACAGTATATGCTTGGTGTTGATTCCAGACAAAaggaaatatattatatatatctgtatCTGTATCATTCAATTCAAAGTACATACATATCCAGTGAGCACGTGAATACAGCGGCCAATCAATGGTGTTCAAGTGTTCTGACACCCCTGCTATCAGATATGGCTGTTACTCACATTCATACTTCATTCTTCTCCTCTCAGGGATATTTGCGTTCAAGTGTGCACGGGCCGAGGAGATCTTTAACATGCTGCAGGACATCATGCACAACAACAGCATCAGCGTGGTGGAGGAGCCGGTGCTGGAGCCCGAGCTTCCAGTGACGCCTCACACTCCCACCAGTAAGAGctcacacgcgcacgcacacgcgcacacacactctcactcagaCTGGAGGCTCTCATTGACCCCTCCACCCCTCTCTCTGCAGCTCCCGGTTACTCCGTCCCGACGGTAGCCAATGGGATTGGCCGCTACCCTTCATTCGGCGACGCCTCCTCGCGGCCGTCCAGCCGTCACCCTTCGGTGGGCAGCACCCGTTTACCCTCAGTAGGGGAGGAGTCCACACACCCACTGCTGCTCAACGACGAGACCGTACGCAACATTCATGCTAATacttgtatatatgtatatatatatatatatatatatattttttataaatgaacataaatgtatctatgtatacatttatgtatgaatctaaataaataaacaacataaattttatacatttatatgtattcataaatattaatgctgtcaaactaaaatattcacaagtatttacatttgttatatataaatatattatgttttatttttatatgtatataattacatatattacaataatatatatatatatatatatatatatatatatatatatataaatatttcaaacgtTTTAAATTTTCATGCATGAatttaaaaagatagaaaactaataatataattgttgttttagattttagaatattaaataacatttaaataaaagattttatattttatatgcatgtagTGAGTaatctttttgtatttcagtaGTAAAgtataatatgtaaattaaaaaaaataaataaaatttttaattgattgattaaagcactatatatttttaaatggatgaTTTAACGTGTCTCTGACGTCTGTGCAGGTACACACTTATGTCAACACCACGGGTCTGCAAGAAGAGCGGCGCTCTCGCAGCACTGGCCACGCCCCTCTAGAGCTCCGGACCTCCAATCCAGAGAGCGCAGCCCCAGCCTCGCCCAATGAGCTGGAGCCCAGCGTGCTTCTGGAGCCGGAGGCCGTCAAGTTTGTTTTGGGCCCCACGCCGGtccagagacagagacagcgAGATCTGGGCGAGCCGGACACGGCGGTGGGCTCAAACACTGACGCCGCTTCTCCAGTAAAGACTGTAAACGGCGGCACGGACTGCGACACGGGCTACGACAGCGACGAGCGCAAAGAGACGCCGCACGAGACTCTTAACGGCGGGTCCGGAGCGAGGCGCATCAGACCACCCGTTCCTCTCCCAGACGCCCACAACGCTAACAACTCAGCCCAGCGGCGCCCGGCGCTGCTCAACTACGAGAACCTGCCGGCGCTGCCGCCCGTCTGGGAGACCCGCAAACCCAGCAGCGAGGCGGAGGACGAGGACGGACTCAAATCTCCGTCTCTGAACGGCTTCCACTCGTTCGATCACAATTACGTGAACACGGAGAACGTGACGGTGCCGCTCAGCGCACACAAACTCCACAGCGCTCAGCCCAGCGTCTTCAGCTTCGACCTCCGCCGGCTCGGACAGCTCAACTACATCGAGGTGGAGATGGACAAGGTGTCGGACTCCAGCGGGCCGCACACCCCCAAGACGCCCACCACGCCGCTGCCGCCCACCCCCACGCGCCGGACGGAGCTGTACGCCGTCATCGACATCGAGCGCACCGCCGCTATGTCCAGCCTGCAGAAAGCCCAGCCGCGGGACGATGGCACGTCCAGAAAAACACGACACAACAGCACCGACCTGCCCATGTGACCCAGCGGCTGAGCTCCACAAAACACGAGGTCTAGGTCACGTTTCACTACTAAACACCTCGATCATCAGATCCCCCGCTTTATACATGCAAACTCTAAATAATtaagctgcattcatttgaacaaaaatgaaatattattacaattttaaaaaagtaattgattaaataattaattgatggattttcagcatcattactccagtcttcagtgtcacatgatccttcagaaatcaatcccTCAGCTATTATCAGTCAGTATTGGCGCTCAGCTATCagtttatataattatcaatGTTCGACAAACaatttttgctgcttaaaacGTGAAAACCatgatgcatttctttttttgcaattcttAGAAGAatagaaagttgaaa from Puntigrus tetrazona isolate hp1 chromosome 4, ASM1883169v1, whole genome shotgun sequence carries:
- the frs2a gene encoding fibroblast growth factor receptor substrate 2a; translated protein: MGSCCSCPDKEIIPDNHHNKFKVINVDDDGNELGSGVMELTEEELILHTRKRDAVKWPYLCLRRYGYDSNLFSFESGRRCQTGQGIFAFKCARAEEIFNMLQDIMHNNSISVVEEPVLEPELPVTPHTPTTPGYSVPTVANGIGRYPSFGDASSRPSSRHPSVGSTRLPSVGEESTHPLLLNDETVHTYVNTTGLQEERRSRSTGHAPLELRTSNPESAAPASPNELEPSVLLEPEAVKFVLGPTPVQRQRQRDLGEPDTAVGSNTDAASPVKTVNGGTDCDTGYDSDERKETPHETLNGGSGARRIRPPVPLPDAHNANNSAQRRPALLNYENLPALPPVWETRKPSSEAEDEDGLKSPSLNGFHSFDHNYVNTENVTVPLSAHKLHSAQPSVFSFDLRRLGQLNYIEVEMDKVSDSSGPHTPKTPTTPLPPTPTRRTELYAVIDIERTAAMSSLQKAQPRDDGTSRKTRHNSTDLPM